From the Candidatus Krumholzibacteriota bacterium genome, one window contains:
- the acpS gene encoding holo-ACP synthase yields the protein MIYGIGTDITSISRIKRIIRRYGRRFLTRIYTEGEIEKGMKRKDNSSFFAGRFAAREAFLKAMGSGLMRGITIKGISISNNENGKPYFDLSPEIEMILKKKNISTIHLSISHDADIAQAVVVMEGGQY from the coding sequence ATGATTTACGGAATAGGCACTGACATTACATCTATTTCAAGAATTAAGAGAATAATCAGAAGGTACGGCAGACGTTTTCTTACAAGAATATACACTGAGGGAGAAATTGAAAAAGGGATGAAGCGCAAAGATAACTCGTCATTCTTTGCCGGCAGGTTCGCGGCGCGTGAAGCCTTTCTCAAAGCCATGGGTTCAGGGCTTATGCGGGGAATTACAATAAAGGGAATCTCAATTTCTAACAACGAGAATGGAAAACCGTACTTTGATCTATCGCCGGAGATTGAAATGATTCTAAAGAAAAAAAATATTTCCACTATACACCTTAGTATCTCTCACGACGCTGACATTGCCCAGGCAGTAGTAGTAATGGAAGGGGGTCAATATTGA
- a CDS encoding radical SAM protein: protein MVFYDKPLWRPPSEANSLILQATIGCSHNRCLFCYMYRGKRFRVRKWEDLKRDIDQSSRLLPDTRRVFLADGDAFVLSRERLEQILDYLNESFPRLNRVSCYASPDNLIKKSVKGMKRLRDRKLTIIYYGIETGDADLLRKIDKGAGPEEIEEGCGKAASAGIKLSATVILGLAGKKGSLRHAEETSTLVSRINPRYLSVLTLMLGQHSSQYERQMGDGFEFNSPVDDIRELRTLIGGLDVDRCIFRSNHVSNYLSLKGVLKKNKKELIETIDCALENPQIYLRNEPMRGL from the coding sequence ATGGTCTTTTATGATAAACCGCTCTGGCGCCCTCCGAGCGAAGCAAATTCTTTGATACTGCAGGCAACAATTGGATGTTCTCACAACCGGTGCCTTTTTTGCTATATGTACAGAGGTAAGAGATTCAGAGTCAGGAAATGGGAGGATTTAAAAAGGGATATTGACCAGTCCTCGCGTTTACTACCGGATACGCGAAGGGTTTTCTTAGCCGATGGAGACGCTTTTGTTTTGAGCCGGGAGCGTTTAGAACAGATATTGGACTATCTGAACGAATCGTTCCCCCGGCTTAACCGTGTCAGCTGCTACGCCAGTCCAGATAATCTCATAAAGAAGTCTGTCAAAGGGATGAAAAGATTAAGAGATAGAAAACTTACAATAATATATTATGGGATTGAAACTGGAGACGCAGACCTTTTGCGCAAGATAGACAAGGGAGCCGGTCCGGAAGAGATCGAGGAGGGCTGCGGAAAAGCCGCTTCAGCGGGGATAAAACTTTCTGCTACAGTTATCCTCGGTCTCGCGGGGAAGAAAGGAAGCCTAAGGCACGCGGAAGAAACATCAACCCTCGTCTCAAGGATAAACCCCCGTTATTTATCGGTTCTTACTTTGATGCTCGGACAACACAGCAGTCAGTACGAAAGACAGATGGGAGACGGCTTTGAATTTAATTCTCCCGTGGATGATATTCGAGAACTCAGAACTTTGATAGGCGGGCTGGATGTTGACAGGTGTATATTCAGGAGCAATCACGTTTCAAACTATCTTTCTCTTAAAGGTGTTCTAAAGAAAAACAAGAAAGAATTGATAGAGACCATTGATTGCGCACTGGAAAACCCTCAGATCTATTTAAGAAATGAACCGATGAGGGGTTTATAG